The DNA sequence GAGAAGTGTGGCAATAAAGAATCCTTAAAATGGTGGTTTTGATAAATAGGCCGCCGGCGAATGTACGGCCAGGAAGTTGCCCAGCGTACTCGTTAATAAACTGTTAACCTACCGGCCGGCGGGGCTATTCGGCCACCACGCGGGCGCCTTCCGGGGCCACCGTCCCCACGTACAGGTTAAACTCGATGCCCAGCTCAGCAAACACGCTGCCCAGGGCCGCGGCTACGGCATGGGCCGTGGGCTCGTCGCGGTTCAGCATGAAAATGGATGGCCCCGAGCCCGAAATGCCGCCGCCCAGGGCCCCCGCCGCCAGGGCCCGCCGCCGCGCCTCGGCCAGCCCGGGGATGAGCGGAGCCCGCGCCGGCTCCACGATGTAGTCGTCGAGCGAGCGGCTAATCAGGCCATAGTCCGCCGTGAGGAAGCCGGCCACCAGGCCGGCCACGTTGGCCCACTGGCGCACGGCCAGGCCCAGCGGCACGGCGGCGGGCAGCACCTGGCGGGCATCCTTGGTTTTGATTTCAATTTGGGGGTGCACCACGGCCACCCACAGCGTCGGCGCGGGCAGGGCCACGATGTCGGTGGCCGGCTCCAGGGCCCGCACCACCGTGAAACCCCCAAAAATAGCCGGCGCGACGTTGTCGGCGTGGCGGGCCCCGGAGGCCAGGGCCTCGCCCGCCATCGCAAACTCCACCAGCTCCAGCTGGCTGAAGCGGTTGCCCAGCAGGGCGTTGGCCGCTACCACGGCCCCCGCGGCACTGGCTGCGCTACTGCCCACCCCGCTGCCGGGCTTGATGCCCTTGGTAATTTCCATCTCAAAGCCCACGGCCTCGGGCACAGCTGCCAGCAGGGCCAGCAGGGCCACGCCAGCCACGTTGCGGGCCGGGTCGGTGGGCAAATTATAAGCGTCGAGGTGCCGGATGCGCACGCCCGGGGCCCCGGTGCGGCGCAGGCGAATGGTGTCGTAGGGCGCGGCCAGGGCCAGGCCAAACACGTCAAAGCCGCAGCCTAAATTGGAGAGCGTGGCGGGGGCGTGAACGAGAACAGAGTCGGGGAGGGGCATTGAAATGGCGGCCTTTTTATTTGCCTGGAACTTGAGCCGGGTATGATTACAACCTCGCGGCGCGAATAATATCTGCAAACACGCCAGCGGCCGTGACTTCCGCCCCGGCCCCCGCGCCCTTCACCACCAGCGGCTGCTCGGCGTAGCGGTCGGTGTAGAAGAGCACGATGTTGTCCTTGCCGCGCAGCTCGTACACGTCGTGGCTGGGCAGCACGGCTTGCAGGCCCACGGCGGCGGCCCCGTCGTTGAAGCGGGCCACAAACTTGAGGCGCTTGCCCTCGGCTGTGGCCGCGTCGTACAGGGCCCGGAAGTGGGCCTCATGCGCGGC is a window from the Hymenobacter nivis genome containing:
- a CDS encoding homoserine kinase is translated as MPLPDSVLVHAPATLSNLGCGFDVFGLALAAPYDTIRLRRTGAPGVRIRHLDAYNLPTDPARNVAGVALLALLAAVPEAVGFEMEITKGIKPGSGVGSSAASAAGAVVAANALLGNRFSQLELVEFAMAGEALASGARHADNVAPAIFGGFTVVRALEPATDIVALPAPTLWVAVVHPQIEIKTKDARQVLPAAVPLGLAVRQWANVAGLVAGFLTADYGLISRSLDDYIVEPARAPLIPGLAEARRRALAAGALGGGISGSGPSIFMLNRDEPTAHAVAAALGSVFAELGIEFNLYVGTVAPEGARVVAE